In the genome of Enterococcus hirae ATCC 9790, one region contains:
- a CDS encoding PTS sugar transporter subunit IIC: MEQTQSMSPKIFLNKVLAGTATGIIIGLIPNAVLGAILRYFSGSSFAMAVAQMAVIFQLATPLIIGGLIALQFGFAPMKMMVVAGAAFVGSGVVKFTPELGETGVYVGAGTGDIINTMITASIAVGLIYLIGERFGSVAIVLTPIVVGVGAGVIGFYLYPYVADITSAIGTVINNFTTLQPLLMSILIGCSFAFLIISPISTVAIGVAIQLDGVSAGAAAMGVAATTFVLIVNSWKVNKSGVTIAITLGAMKMMMPNLFRRPVILVPCLISAVITAIPVALLSISGTPASAGFGIVGLVGPLASLDAGLNPALVVLSWLVVPVAAALFTQFLCEKVLKLYDRADVFEFLG; this comes from the coding sequence ATGGAACAGACACAAAGCATGTCACCAAAGATTTTTCTGAACAAAGTACTAGCTGGTACAGCAACGGGGATTATCATCGGATTGATTCCTAACGCAGTATTAGGGGCGATTTTAAGATACTTTAGTGGTTCTTCTTTTGCGATGGCTGTTGCTCAAATGGCGGTCATCTTCCAATTAGCGACACCGTTGATTATCGGTGGATTGATAGCTTTGCAATTTGGTTTTGCACCGATGAAGATGATGGTGGTGGCTGGTGCCGCATTTGTCGGGTCAGGGGTGGTGAAGTTTACTCCTGAGCTTGGTGAAACAGGTGTGTATGTTGGTGCTGGCACAGGCGATATCATCAATACGATGATCACTGCTTCTATCGCAGTTGGGTTGATTTATCTGATTGGTGAACGGTTTGGTTCGGTAGCGATTGTGTTGACTCCGATCGTTGTTGGTGTCGGCGCAGGGGTGATCGGGTTTTATCTCTATCCTTATGTGGCAGATATTACCTCAGCTATCGGGACGGTCATCAATAACTTCACGACACTACAACCTTTACTGATGTCGATCTTGATTGGCTGTTCTTTTGCCTTCTTGATCATTTCACCGATTTCCACCGTAGCAATCGGAGTGGCGATCCAACTAGATGGTGTTTCAGCAGGAGCGGCAGCAATGGGTGTCGCAGCAACGACTTTCGTTTTGATCGTGAACTCGTGGAAAGTCAATAAATCAGGAGTGACGATCGCCATTACGTTAGGAGCGATGAAGATGATGATGCCTAATCTGTTTCGCAGACCGGTTATTCTCGTTCCTTGTCTGATCAGTGCAGTGATTACAGCTATTCCAGTTGCTTTGTTGTCTATTTCAGGAACCCCTGCCTCGGCTGGTTTTGGGATCGTTGGTTTAGTTGGTCCTTTAGCTTCTTTAGATGCAGGTCTAAATCCGGCTCTTGTTGTTTTGAGCTGGTTAGTCGTCCCAGTTGCGGCAGCATTGTTCACTCAGTTTTTATGTGAGAAAGTATTGAAACTATATGATCGAGCAGATGTGTTTGAATTCTTAGGCTAG
- a CDS encoding 2-dehydropantoate 2-reductase — translation MKIAIAGAGAMGSRFGLMLHQGGNEVLLIDGWADHVQQIKEHGLKADFNGEEVVEKLPVVLQSEVGEEDQVDLIILFTKAMQLEKMLTDIRPLIKEETEVLCLLNGIGHEDIIEKFVPMANIYIGNTMWTAGLEGPGKVKLFGSGSIELQNLGEGKEEQAKALAEKLSESGLHAKFSDNIHYSIYRKACVNGTMNGLCTILDVNMAGLGQTSTAHKMVETIVREFAAVAEAENIHLDIPEVIAHCESCFDPETIGLHYPSMYQDLIKNHRLTEIDYINGAVSRKGKKYGIATPYCDFLTELIHAKEDSLQVK, via the coding sequence ATGAAAATTGCAATTGCAGGAGCTGGAGCGATGGGAAGTCGTTTCGGTCTGATGTTACATCAAGGTGGAAACGAAGTACTATTGATCGACGGTTGGGCAGATCATGTTCAACAAATCAAAGAGCATGGGTTAAAAGCAGATTTTAATGGCGAAGAAGTAGTTGAGAAGTTACCAGTCGTTCTTCAATCAGAAGTAGGCGAAGAAGATCAGGTAGATTTGATCATTTTATTTACTAAAGCGATGCAATTAGAAAAAATGCTAACAGATATCCGTCCATTGATCAAAGAAGAAACGGAAGTATTATGCTTATTGAATGGTATCGGACATGAAGATATCATTGAAAAATTTGTTCCAATGGCAAACATTTATATTGGTAACACCATGTGGACGGCGGGCTTAGAAGGACCTGGAAAAGTCAAACTGTTTGGAAGTGGTTCAATTGAGCTGCAAAATCTTGGAGAAGGCAAAGAAGAACAAGCGAAAGCACTAGCTGAAAAATTATCAGAATCAGGCTTACATGCGAAATTCTCTGATAACATCCATTATTCCATTTACCGTAAAGCTTGTGTGAATGGCACGATGAATGGGTTATGCACGATTTTGGATGTGAACATGGCAGGGTTAGGTCAAACTTCGACTGCGCATAAGATGGTGGAAACGATTGTTCGTGAATTTGCGGCAGTGGCAGAAGCTGAAAATATCCACTTAGATATCCCAGAAGTGATCGCTCATTGTGAATCTTGTTTCGATCCAGAAACGATCGGATTACATTATCCATCCATGTATCAAGATTTGATCAAGAATCACCGCTTGACGGAAATCGACTACATCAACGGTGCGGTTTCAAGAAAAGGGAAGAAATATGGTATTGCAACACCTTATTGTGACTTCTTAACAGAATTGATCCATGCGAAAGAAGATAGCTTGCAGGTAAAATAA